The Pseudodesulfovibrio cashew genomic sequence CAGGCTTTTGTCATAGAAAATGCCGGGTGTTCCAAGTTTGGCGACTCGGCGGATCATGTCTTCGTGCCCGAACGTAACCTTGAATCCTTCCAGCGCCGCAAGGCCGGCAAGAAAGGCTTTGGCTTGTAACTCTCGCGCGGTAATTTCAACAACAATATAAAGATTCATAGTGATCGGTTGCAATGGGGCTTTATTGATAGCTGCTTTTGGGACGAATCCCTTTTAAGGCTGTTTTGCAGGCGTAATTCAGATATCGGAGTTTCGTGCCGAGTTTGGCTTCTTTCAAATCGTATCTGAGAACTGTGGCGATCCTTGGAGTGTATTTAACCAATTCAAACAGAGAGTTGTGTGGCAACCGGCAGAGAAACTTGATGAGAGTCTTGCTTGGTACTTTGAGATATAATGGGGCGAGACATGTGAGATTCTGGATCTCTTTTATGTCTGGTGTGGAAATGTTTGGTTTGGCAATAGAGTAATTTTTGCCTTCGATGCCTTCGAGGCATCCTTCCTTTCGTGCCAAATCCGTCAGGGCCAGGGAAGGGAGTGGGGCAAACATGCTGATGGTAAGAAAATCCCCATCGACAGCCCTGTACATATCCAGGCTTTCAATAGCGTTGTCCAAGGTCTCCTTGGGGAAACCCATGATGAAGTTGCAGCCGACCCTGAGGCCGTGCTTTTTTAGGATTTTCATTCCATTCAGTATAGCCTTGTTGGAAAGGTTCTTGTTTAGAACGGTATTTCTGAGATATTCGTTCCCGGATTCAATTCCAACCGTCACTTTGCTGCACCCAGATGATTTCAGCAGACTGGCAATTTCGTCGTCAACACAATCAAGTCTTGTTGTGATGATATAGGGAAGACCCACGCGCTTGCTGTAGGTTTCAATAAAATCTTGAAAAAAGGCTTTGGAGATTGTGAATGTACTGTAAGTGAAATAGATCATGTTTGCTGTTGGATCAATTTTGACCAAAAGCTCACATATCTGTGTCAAGTATTCAGCAGAGTAGTACTTCGG encodes the following:
- a CDS encoding B12-binding domain-containing radical SAM protein, producing the protein MKNIVFVQKDNTFIMELGITIATLRDKGYNPTLLSAKHEHNNLYDELDKNTPLAIGVYSDVYDLYKDYNFFHLMAMLREVKSRFTNTFIFMAGVQPAMYPESLAQNSHIDCFVIGDAEIVLPNVLNAIETGKDISDLDGIAVYQNDKLIVNKPTEYVDFSQLPLPDVSAFTQYPGAFRYGHRVAFARGCPNNCSFCFNHVYKANYAGKNVELPKYYSAEYLTQICELLVKIDPTANMIYFTYSTFTISKAFFQDFIETYSKRVGLPYIITTRLDCVDDEIASLLKSSGCSKVTVGIESGNEYLRNTVLNKNLSNKAILNGMKILKKHGLRVGCNFIMGFPKETLDNAIESLDMYRAVDGDFLTISMFAPLPSLALTDLARKEGCLEGIEGKNYSIAKPNISTPDIKEIQNLTCLAPLYLKVPSKTLIKFLCRLPHNSLFELVKYTPRIATVLRYDLKEAKLGTKLRYLNYACKTALKGIRPKSSYQ